The DNA region ATAAGAATATAATTATCCCCAAagaagaaaatgtaaaaaaaaaaaatcaaatttttaaagcaAATAATGAACATTAGtgtttttcttatttctttaAGGAAAAGTAGAAAAGCATGAGCATTTAGTGGAACAACGAAGAGAGAACTTACCAAATAGACAATGCATCAACAGAAACCTCGGCATTCTTCAAATATCCAGCAAATAGAATCAGGACCACGTAATACCAAACCTCCAAGCTGCCAACGTGACTAATTAATCAGTTAAAATAACCCAAATATACCGAAGGAACTGAAGTTCGGTACATGCACGTACATATAGCCTATATCAAATAAAGctgctttaaaaaaaaattattaattgatatACTCGCGGATAATGATATAATAAAGTAATTAGATACAACAGTTTATGGATCATTTGGTGAATATCTCTAAGCGGACAAAAGATTTGTATATTCGGCTATGAAATGCATAACttagtttaaaaaataaaaaaataagtaggGCATCACTAATTGTCTTGCTAGggctctcccccccccccccccccccccccccccaacctTTGTGTTTTTCAGATGATTAGATGGAACTGACTTATATACTAGTGAATAGTGATTGTATAATCATTATATATtgaaacattatatatatattgtgcgGGTGTATGTAATCATTGTATATCAATATCAGTCCACAGTCACTCCCACGTGAGAGAGAGTTTGActcactttttcttttcttaaataaGAGACATTATTGGGCAGTGCTGTATTTTCCCGAATCGGAGGCTGCGAATGAGACAGAGGGGCAAAAGCTGCAATCGAAAGGGGGAAGGGGGCCACTTATTATTTGTCTCACATTCGCAGGATTCGGAGGAATAATTCAGAGGATAATGCTTTtctattattaatttagtataataaaataaaatttctaagTAATTAATAAgtgaatataaataattttatcacgAGAATTAAagctataatttattattattattattattattatgagagTGTGCGCTAACCACATCCTCACTCTCAGTTTGACTAACAACTTAGTTATATCGTCTCTGTTGGATTTTAGTATGTTTATTTTGTCCTTAAAAATTAGCTAAATACTTATTTCTATGATAAAccttagggaaaaaaaaagaaaagaaaaatgatagaaGGGAAGGGTAAAcaaacatataaattaaaaaggatCCGTTGGCGATTACAGTAGAGGTTGCATAAAtgttttttattgatttttaagCGAAAACAATATTTCCTGAATTATTACAAAGTCGCAATTTGACTTATTTTAGAGGTCGGAAGAAGTGATTTTCTCCGGCAAATTATAAGtgtatatgaaaattaattctgcttattctctatttcaagtattaattttaattttagctaTTTTATAACATGACCCTCCAAAcgctttaatttattatgaaatcaaCAATAAATTTTAAGCAATTATATTTCAGTATTTTTATCTCAACAACAACACTCCCAAACAAAGTCAAAAAAGATATTTCATCTATTTTTTCGAATACGTATTTCTTCTAGTTTTTTATTCTGGagaaattattacaattaatgaTATTTTAAGTAGGTTTTCTAAaacttaatattattataatgtaTATTTGCAAATATAGTTATTATAAATAACTGATTAGTTGTAACCGAAAGAAAATAACTTATTAGTTTGTTTTCCAAATATTGTACTTAACTTTTTGAACTTAAGATTCACTTACCAAAGCATCACCGCGGAGGCAAGAGAGAGTCGGACGAACCCCCATAGGTTCTGGAACGCCTTCCAGGAGAAGCCGGTCCACGCCCGGCCGCACGTACCGCTCAAGATGTAGATGAGTTGCGCCACCACGATGACCCACCACGAGGTGTTGAGGACCACTGCTGCACCGGCAAGGCCCCAGCCGAGTCGCAAGATGAGGAGCCAGCTGAACACGGTGTGGAGGACTAACACCACCCCCGCGATCACCGCCATGACTATGATCTTGCTCTGGGACTGCAGGAACTTGGCGATGGGGAAGTTCATGGCGTATGCAAACAGCTGCGGGATCATCCAGATGGCAAACATCCCGGCGCCCTGTGATATCTCCTTCGTCTGCCCTATCAGCCTAAGGAGCTGGGCCGCAAAGATGTAGAGGAGGCAGAGGACGACTGCCatggagttgaggatgatccAAGACCGCTGCATGTAGATCCCGAGCATGTCCAGCTGCCCCGCCCCGTAAGCCTGCCCACACAGCGTCTCTAATGCGCTCCCCATCCCCAGCTACAGTCACAATCATCGCCACCCGCAATATCGATGCGGCACCATCAGTAAAAGTAAATTGATCTTTATGAGATGTCTCTTCTCGGTATGAAATAGCATCGCCTTTCATCATTGAATGTCGTTATATGAAGATGAGAGACGATATCCAATATGGACGTATGGTATATACGTACATTTTATTAATGTGCATGGATATAGGACTTGTATGAAACCACATACCATGAGGCCCATGGAGAACCCAGCAATGACGGAATTCTCAATGGAGACGGCAGCGAGAGCGAGGGTACTGACATGGCCGACAAACACCTGGGTGACTGCACCGAGCGAGAACTGGCAGATGGAGGTGAAGACAGCAGGTcctgctaggaaccacaactTCTTTGCCTCGACAGAGAACTCACGGAAGAAATCCCGGGGCCCAGTGATTGGGGCGATATCGTCGGTCCCCGGGGTGAAGGAGAAGGTGGCAGAGGAGGAGTAGGGCTGAGTCGTCCCGCGGCGCCCTTCTGCGTTGCCTGATTGGCTCCCTTGCCTTGGAGAGAGAAGAGGGTgctcaccattctccatagtACGAACTATGGAGTATGATctgcaattaattaatagagtCTACTTGGAAATTAAGGTGAAGGAATAGATTATGATAGCTACATATAAGTCCATacgagggaaagagagagagagagaggacttTTTGTTTGGCTCCTGGGAGAAATTATTGGGCGGACTTAGTACACCATGTCATTTGGTGACTTTTCTCAGCGTTTTTAGCCTCGTGTTTACTTTGACTCAATCCCGATGGATTCATTTCTATGCCTCTCTGTGATTTTATGCCGTAGGTTTGAGCTGAACGGATTTTGCTCGTTAATCAATCTCGCTGCGGTCATAATGTCGAATAAAGTTGCTAGAATTGCATCTCTGAAATCCGGCTAAGACAATAAGGAGGACAACTCGATAGCACGATTTCATTTACATGATGAATAACCTGAGGAATGAATTGTGTCCATGCTGTCGGTTCTCGGCGTACTGGTCTGGCTAACGTATGTTAGGATGGACGGGTTTGGTTATATGTCCTTGGTCTTTTCCGTAAGAATTCGAACAAAATTTTAACGCTTCACTATCTGGTCACTGAGGGTCTCCAGTACCCATATGATCAGTTCCCTTGAAGCAAAAGCAATTGTGCTGCTTCTGTGCATCTCTGTCCCGCAGCTCTTGGCTCCAGGATGATGCCGAAGGCAGCCATATTCAGTGCTACAAATCATAGCCAGAAACTGTTTTCTCCCTTGAGATAATGCCTAAAGAAAAACTGGTAATTCCCATTGATGTGTGTGGCATTACGAATCCGTGTTTCATGCTGAACGTATAAAACGCGCTGGAACCATCGGTTAACACAATTTGTCAATAGAtgctatttttttatcaatagaATGTTCGATGTAAACTTGGATTATGGTGCTCTTTCAGTTTCATCTTAAGCTTGTCGTGCTTCTATTTGGGACATTAGGTGGAATGTGTCAAGAGTTTTTCTTCTCTTACTGTCGCTGGAGGTCTTGGGTAATGGATCCTATTTCGTGTTATCTCGGTTATACGGGTTTCTGCTAGTTTTATCAGTGGGAAGCAGTTGCCAGTCCGTACGTAGAAATTCACCGATGTAGAGCATTGCAAACAATAAGCTCCTTCCACGGCGGTGTCTATATCAGCAACATCAAAGTAAAATAGACTAGTGAAAAACTGAAAATCTCGAGGTAGATTTCTGTAGAGGGTAGACTGTGGCGGTCCATGTGGCTCCCGGTAGTTCTTctgataaaaaaatgaattcgAGAAGAGATGATCGAGATGAGTTCCTCCTTGGGTCACTTGTAACATTTGCTTTCCAAGGTGTGCTgctaattttattcattcgATCAGCTCCTCTGAAGATTGCAGTTCTCCTCATCTCTCGGCATCGTTGTCTGTTGCTAATTGTTCCGAATCTTGACGCCCTCCCCATTTCCTTATTCTGTCTCCTGCCATCGAGGCCTGCAGAAGAGCAGAAACTCAGACATCGTTAGTGTTGTGTATGAATAATATGAATTCTGGAATCCATCCCTTCTTCAGTCGGGAATCAGGCGCGAGTCTTACCTCTTTGTTCCAATTCGTCCTGtaaatgatgaagaagagaatGCTGGTTTGTACAATCGTCCCGCCCAGCATTCCGCACCATATCCCCTGAAAATCACACGATAATGTGTCAGTTCTACCGAAGAGGAGATCCAACCGTAAAGACTACCTCATATTTAACAACTTGAATCTTCGAGTTTCGCAGCTTGATTGTATGATCTGTTAATTGTTAGTGATTATTGCTACTTAAGCATTCAAGTCTCCCTGGGAACCTTACCCTAACGCCCCAGTCGAGCCAATAACCCATGATGAGACCCAAAGGCACTCCGAACAAATAGTAGCACGCGATGTTCACGTATGCCACTGTCGCCTGCCACCCTGCCCCCACCGCCATACCTATCAACAACAGAACCCGATCACTTTGTACATCATTGTGCGTCTTTATTCGCACTCAGCGATCAAACAGTTGCAGGATTTCTGTGAAGGTGGGTTACAGTCGAATAGAGGCGATGACGTACCAGAGAGCACAGGCTGAACGTTGTTGATGAGGATACAGAAGGCGAGCAACGGAGTGAGCTCCTTCACAACATCCTGGACGGAGGTATCGGTAGAGAATAGGGACGGGTAGTCCTCCCTTGTGACTATCAAGATAATCGAGATGACCACCCCGATTACGAAAGAGTTTATCACGGCAACAGCCAATGCAAGCTTTGCCGTCCTTGGGTGACCTGCCCCTAGTTCATTTGACACCCTTACGCTGCAAACATTTTACATGtaatattcatcaaaaaattgtatacaaggaaaagaaattaaagtttCTAATTCATATCACGTTCAAGCGCCCGAAAGAAAGAACAAATACCGTAGGACCTTTAACGGGACTTGGCCCCGCTCATGACCGTTAGGAACAATTAATATGGAGCTCACCACTACATATTAATCAAACGCATCTGACTGGGGATTGAAATAATCAGATTAAAGTGCTCGGATACCTATCAAGAGAGGGTATAGTGCAGTGGCGCACTTCTTGCTTGGTGACCAATAGGTCTCATGTTAGATGATCAGTGGGACTATCCATGtccctttattaaatatttagaatttctattttaatgtACTAGACACATGGGCCTctcttgtaatcgaaaaaatacaTGTTGTAATGTTGTAAAAGGGAAAAGGACGTATACCTCACTGCCGCATTCATTCCGAGGGCCGCCATGATAGTCCAGCCAACAATGTTCATGCTGCCATTTTCccgaagaaagaaagaattcagggaaataaaaagaaaaatacatttttattGGTGAATAAAAAGTAGATTATTATGTTAATTATCATAGATATAGCTTAAGAATAATGCATTAGAATAATcgaactatttttttttttgcgctTGATTTATAAATTGGAAGGGAGGGAGAAGTTTCTATCAATTGAATGGCttgtcatttttcataaaaCATGGATTTTCACGAGGAAAACTTTTCTAATCTGTCTGTTTTTGTCAAAATCATGCAAAGAAAATTAATGCCGCGCTCAAGTTTTCTTTATCCTTTTCTTACTTTCCTCAGCTAATTTTTAAAGAAGATGAAAGGATAAAGAGAAAGaatcctaaaaaaaaattgagttaGGAAGAATAACTTAGAGCTGCCATTCCTAGTAGATTTCGTAAAATCTGTGGTAGAGTACGCGACATAGAATTAGAAAGTTTTATATGTAACAAGATATGTTATGTGAAACTGTGTCacaaaattcaataaaaatatctatttttttaaaaaaataattttatatcacaaatttataatttatgtgTTCAGTTGTATTTAATACTGATTAGTATGTAATGCTTGCTATGTGATGTGCCTAATACATACAAGACTTTCCTAGAGTGCAAGACCAAGTGGGCCTAGACAAAATTACCCCTAAAATAATTTAGGTGAAAATTTAACATgaaaaaatgtgaatttttaaaaattaattagcaCTCTGTAGTGCACATACCTATCAGTAATAGTTCAATAATTCATTCTCATGAAAAACATGAAGTTTTTAACTTATTTTCCATCTATTTTTCtctccatttattttttcactcTCCTCCAACGTTACTTCTAttcttttgcactttttctggtaagttttctttttcattttcttaatttttcttttgttgattaattgaaaattaaaaaatattaaaatttgcaTCATGTTGGCAAAAGTTGAAATGTGCTTAATATCAAGCGTCGTATGagtaattatttaaaaacaaatatttctcatgtaaatttttttctctttatatcattaattttagaaaaattaaagattaaCTAAAGTTTTAGATGTAGGTATAAATGTAAAAGCGCACACAGCGCGAATACGAACTTTAATAGGGATATTAGTATagccaaaagaagaaaattatttaaaaaattggaaGATCTCCTTTTTCTTGTCCAAATTAATCAAATCTCCACAAGTAATTAATGCGCattgtgattttctttttttcaagttttttCATTGAGAACAAGAGAAAAGCATGAGAATTAAAGTGGCAGAACGtatttaccgaaaaaaaaagagggaaaaacgAAGAAATTAAGAACTTACCATATAGACAGTGCATCAACAGAAACCTCGGCATTCTTCAAATATCCAGCAAATAGAATCAGTACCATGAAATACCAAACCTCCAAGCTGTCAACACAAGTAAGTGAGTAACTTATTACTTAAAATAACCCAAATATACCGAAGGAACAGAAGTTCGGTAGTTAAAATAACCCACATATAGCCTACGTATATCAGAGGTCAAGGTAGACATGGATTGGCATATACTATATATTTCCCgagaaataaatgaaaattgaagcCGCCTTGACACATTTGTTAATTGATCTACTTCACTCATATTGATATGgtaaaataatcaaatatcaaacaaattATGGGTCGATTCTTCAATGCACGCATGCATGACTAACTCGAAGCggacaaatattaaaatacaacataataattaatctaTAATATCTTTTGTCTTTTATATTCTCATCTCTTAATTGATTTGGAATATATCTGTCGTCTCcctcaatttaatttaaatggttttattatatatatatatatatatatcttgttTTATAAGTATTATATTTTTGGAAATTGGGTTTAAATACTTTGTGTTATATTTTATATCCTCAGCGGTAAGTCCAACCACCCGATCATTTGATTAGCAAAAAGTTTTATCCATTGTGTTAAAAATGCTTGGAACGTTAGGAGAGCTGCCAAGGTAGACCTAAGCTAGTAGCTATCCATCGATTACTTTTGATACGAAACAATCTTTTTATTGACTTTTTGGATATCGAATTATTGATCATTCAATGTGTTGCGCAGTGCATTataggggggaaaaaaaagatgcaTTAATATCCTCGTATCCGTATACTACAACTTCATTTATACTTTCATGGTAGAATGACTGAAAAATTATTGGAAAcgaataagaaaaaagaacaaacaACGTG from Punica granatum isolate Tunisia-2019 chromosome 3, ASM765513v2, whole genome shotgun sequence includes:
- the LOC116199710 gene encoding protein DETOXIFICATION 30-like isoform X2 → MENGEHPLLSPRQGSQSGNAEGRRGTTQPYSSSATFSFTPGTDDIAPITGPRDFFREFSVEAKKLWFLAGPAVFTSICQFSLGAVTQVFVGHVSTLALAAVSIENSVIAGFSMGLMLGMGSALETLCGQAYGAGQLDMLGIYMQRSWIILNSMAVVLCLLYIFAAQLLRLIGQTKEISQGAGMFAIWMIPQLFAYAMNFPIAKFLQSQSKIIVMAVIAGVVLVLHTVFSWLLILRLGWGLAGAAVVLNTSWWVIVVAQLIYILSGTCGRAWTGFSWKAFQNLWGFVRLSLASAVMLCLEVWYYVVLILFAGYLKNAEVSVDALSICMSIVVWTVMAALGMNAAVSVRVSNELGAGHPRTAKFALAVAVVNSFSIGVVVSVFLIAVRKDYPSLFSSDTSVQDVVEELTPLLAFCILINNVQPVLSGMAVGAGWQATVAYVNITCYYLFGVPMGLILGYWLDWGIRGIWCGMLGGTIVQTSVLFYIFYKTNWNKEFLLFCRPQWQETE
- the LOC116199710 gene encoding protein DETOXIFICATION 29-like isoform X1, whose protein sequence is MENGEHPLLSPRQGSQSGNAEGRRGTTQPYSSSATFSFTPGTDDIAPITGPRDFFREFSVEAKKLWFLAGPAVFTSICQFSLGAVTQVFVGHVSTLALAAVSIENSVIAGFSMGLMLGMGSALETLCGQAYGAGQLDMLGIYMQRSWIILNSMAVVLCLLYIFAAQLLRLIGQTKEISQGAGMFAIWMIPQLFAYAMNFPIAKFLQSQSKIIVMAVIAGVVLVLHTVFSWLLILRLGWGLAGAAVVLNTSWWVIVVAQLIYILSGTCGRAWTGFSWKAFQNLWGFVRLSLASAVMLCLEVWYYVVLILFAGYLKNAEVSVDALSICMSIVVWTVMAALGMNAAVSVRVSNELGAGHPRTAKFALAVAVVNSFSIGVVVSVFLIAVRKDYPSLFSSDTSVQDVVEELTPLLAFCILINNVQPVLSGMAVGAGWQATVAYVNITCYYLFGVPMGLILGYWLDWGIRGIWCGMLGGTIVQTSVLFYIFYKTNWNKEASMAGDRIRKWGGRQDSEQLAADDMLGNEDN